One genomic region from Bufo bufo chromosome 3, aBufBuf1.1, whole genome shotgun sequence encodes:
- the FBXO40 gene encoding F-box only protein 40, which translates to MGRTQRPPAGQHRHCQNCYNKRCNAPIDTGVSCVVISCRLHCGATFHMCKEEEHRLLCPNEWVPCLNSGFGCPFSMSRSKQAKHLKVCPASVVCCSMDWNRWPTIDKDQTLYKNLLQEEAGEESLDVALTLRDQKVLFSSLKMAELYPELSEDPKDTITSGLSELEQDNGAVGGSDPENVGDVDPSNGEMVGLTQYEREALARGQGDLDLDKFKMWDTIFSKEMKAAECLQTGAGQNGSKKTSDTSKPLINSPKVDEEKKQEPDGGKIQEEAAKLEMERTGFAPWQEGVLERLKAEVDCGSYNMYLVHHGSMLIRFGQMSACTPKEKDFVYGKLEAQTVKTVYTFKVPTSYCGRRAKLADDSHKKEKAQKLVDTSDLGVPVDNLPLTDAIYTTLLVALEKELRGHSVSQMKALDGLFIDLGTQTYDFGADPFTNKSVLLDLLAEKDMRCLGLHLDIEDQCVSSRHNKSNSSFTFSCELFFRRDEFASHFRNVHSDIQSCLGGWFQQRCPLSYLGCTFVQSRFRAACSRSQVIYSKNMKTFAIKPLVDHTLYEGVGPNLSRSQRGKSKDSLSNLPLEVLQHIARFLDSFSLCQLSQVSSLMRDVCASLLQERGMVHLKWEKKTYSHGGSSWRCRKKFWNFSSLFSPVRQWTLDDISSMSEHLKVCPFNTLEVKKDRFQLPSLCSPEKEQKKQSLLSFRRRL; encoded by the exons ATG GGACGGACCCAGCGGCCCCCGGCCGGACAGCACCGGCACTGCCAGAACTGCTACAACAAGCGCTGCAACGCACCCATCGATACGGGCGTGTCCTGCGTGGTGATCAGCTGTAGACTGCACTGCGGTGCCACCTTCCACATGTGCAAAGAGGAGGAACACCGCCTCCTGTGCCCCAACGAGTGGGTGCCCTGCCTGAACTCTGGCTTTGGCTGCCCATTCTCCATGTCCCGATCCAAGCAGGCAAAGCACCTGAAGGTCTGTCCAGCCAGCGTGGTCTGCTGCTCCATGGACTGGAACCGCTGGCCGACCATCGACAAAGACCAGACGCTTTATAAGAATCTCCTGCAGGAGGAGGCCGGAGAAGAAAGTCTGGACGTGGCCCTAACGTTGAGAGACCAGAAGGTTCTCTTCAGCTCCCTAAAAATGGCTGAACTTTATCCAGAGCTCTCAGAGGACCCAAAAGACACCATCACCTCAGGTCTGTCCGAGCTGGAGCAGGACAACGGTGCAGTAGGTGGGTCCGATCCTGAGAATGTGGGAGATGTAGATCCAAGCAATGGTGAGATGGTGGGACTGACTCAGTATGAGCGAGAAGCCTTGGCTCGAGGACAGGGCGACTTGGATTTAGACAAATTCAAAATGTGGGACACTATATTTAGCAAAGAGATGAAAGCAGCCGAATGTCTTCAGACCGGCGCGGGGCAGAATGGCAGCAAGAAGACCTCTGACACGAGCAAACCACTCATCAACTCGCCCAAAGTGGATGAAGAGAAAAAACAAGAACCAGACGGAGGCAAAATACAAGAAGAAGCCGCAAAACTGGAGATGGAGAGGACGGGGTTTGCTCCTTGGCAAGAGGGCGTTCTAGAAAGACTGAAGGCTGAGGTGGACTGTGGAAGCTACAACATGTACCTGGTCCACCACGGCAGCATGCTGATACGGTTTGGACAGATGTCTGCCTGCACCCCAAAAGAGAAGGACTTTGTCTACGGCAAGCTGGAAGCCCAAACTGTGAAGACCGTTTACACCTTCAAAGTACCAACGAGCTACTGTGGCCGGAGGGCCAAGCTAGCAGATGATAGCCACAAGAAAGAGAAAGCTCAGAAGCTGGTGGACACCTCTGACCTTGGTGTCCCGGTCGACAACTTGCCACTGACTGATGCCATTTACACTACTTTGCTAGTGGCCCTTGAGAAGGAGCTGAGGGGTCACAGCGTGTCTCAGATGAAGGCCCTTGATGGTTTGTTCATTGACCTAGGAACCCAGACCTATGACTTTGGAGCAGATCCTTTCACCAACAAGTCAGTTTTGTTAGATCTTCTAGCTGAGAAGGACATGAGGTGTCTAGGTCTGCACTTGGACATAGAAGATCAATGTGTGAGCAGCAGACACAACAAGTCCAACTCCTCCTTTACCTTCTCCTGTGAACTCTTCTTCCGCCGGGACGAGTTTGCATCACATTTTAGGAATGTCCACTCTGACATACAGTCCTGCCTGGGTGGCTGGTTCCAGCAGCGTTGCCCGCTTTCTTACTTGGGATGCACCTTTGTACAGAGCAGATTTCGGGCTGCGTGTTCAAGGTCACAGGTCATCTACAGCAAGAACATGAAGACGTTTGCAATAAAACCTCTGGTAGATCATACTTTATATGAAGGTGTAGGACCCAATCTATCGAGGAGCCAACGAGGGAAGAGCAAGGACTCCCTGAGCAACCTGCCACTGGAGGTCCTCCAACATATCGCTAGGTTCCTGGACAGCTTCAGCCTGTGTCAGCTCTCGCAGGTCTCCTCACTCATGAGAGATGTCTGTGCGTCGTTATTACAGGAGCGGGGGATGGTCCACCTGAAGTGGGAGAAGAAGACTTATTCACATGGTGGAAGTTCATGGAGATGTCGAAAGAAG TTCTGGAATTTCAGCAGCCTCTTCTCCCCAGTGCGGCAGTGGACGCTCGATGACATCTCCTCCATGTCTGAACATCTGAAGGTGTGCCCCTTTAACACCCTGGAGGTGAAGAAGGATCGGTTCCAGCTCCCCAGTCTGTGCAGCCCTGAGAAGGAGCAGAAGAAGCAGAGTCTACTCAGCTTCAGGAGGAGGCTGTGA